A single region of the Euryarchaeota archaeon genome encodes:
- a CDS encoding CDC48 family AAA ATPase, translating into MVKEVTLKVAEAVQEDVAKGRVRVDAATRLDLNLTVGDLVEIHSKKTTAAIVWRAHPDDEGKGIIRMDGLIRDNAGVSIGDKVRIRKVDGQAAARITLAPVIEDRQKLQFGSGIEGVVKRGLFKRPVTKGDTVIVPGIALIGRALPFVVVDTNPGGIVQITEQTEVHIREESVTTAELHAPKVSYEDVGGLRGELTKVRETIELPLKHPELFDRLGIDPPKGVLLHGPPGTGKTLIAKAVANESGASFYSIQGPEIMSKFYGESEARLREIFEEAEQNAPSIVFIDEIDSIASKRDETQGEVERRVVAQLLTLMDGLKSRGKVIVIGATNRVDAVDPALRRPGRFDREIEIGVPDREGRKEILQIHSRSMPLSDDFDIEVLCDNSQGFVGADLAALGKEAAMRALRRYLPEIDLDKPIPAETLEKMIVTMDDFTQAIREIEPSALREVMIEIPHVSWDEVGGLQDLKQELKEAVEWPLTNPEAFKRLGIKPPRGILLYGPPGTGKTLLAKAVATESKANFISIKGPEILSKWVGESEKAIREIFKKAKQAAPSIVFLDELDAIAPRRGGGMGDSHVTERIVNQLLTSVDGLASLDGVIILAATNRPDIIDNALLRAGRFDRLLQAPAPDKASRLQILKIHTAKMPLKNVELEPLADKCKGYVGADIASLCREAGVLALREDINATIVETRHFEKALSLIRPSVDEATIQYYNRIAEQLEGGLVKVKRKDYTAGIEAQ; encoded by the coding sequence ATGGTGAAAGAAGTCACGCTCAAAGTCGCCGAAGCGGTCCAGGAAGACGTAGCGAAGGGCAGGGTCCGGGTGGACGCCGCCACACGTCTTGACCTCAACCTCACGGTCGGCGACCTCGTGGAGATCCATTCCAAGAAGACGACGGCCGCGATCGTCTGGAGGGCTCACCCGGACGACGAGGGCAAGGGCATCATCCGCATGGACGGACTCATCCGCGACAACGCAGGCGTCTCGATCGGCGACAAGGTGAGGATTCGCAAGGTCGATGGCCAGGCCGCTGCGAGGATAACGCTCGCGCCCGTCATCGAAGACCGTCAGAAACTACAGTTTGGTAGCGGCATCGAAGGGGTCGTCAAGCGGGGTCTCTTCAAGCGCCCCGTCACGAAGGGTGACACCGTCATCGTCCCGGGGATCGCTCTCATCGGACGTGCGCTTCCATTCGTCGTCGTCGACACGAACCCGGGCGGCATTGTACAGATCACGGAGCAGACGGAGGTCCACATCCGCGAAGAGTCGGTGACGACCGCGGAACTCCACGCACCGAAGGTCAGCTACGAGGACGTCGGGGGACTTCGTGGGGAACTCACGAAGGTCCGCGAGACGATCGAACTCCCGTTGAAGCACCCCGAGTTATTCGACCGGCTCGGCATCGACCCGCCGAAGGGCGTTCTTCTTCACGGCCCGCCGGGCACTGGCAAGACCTTGATCGCGAAGGCGGTCGCCAACGAATCGGGAGCGAGTTTCTATTCCATCCAAGGCCCCGAGATAATGTCCAAGTTCTACGGTGAATCCGAGGCGCGGCTCCGGGAGATCTTCGAGGAGGCGGAACAGAACGCCCCTTCAATCGTCTTCATTGACGAGATCGACTCGATCGCCTCGAAGCGCGACGAGACCCAAGGCGAGGTGGAGAGGCGCGTCGTCGCCCAGCTCTTGACCCTCATGGACGGTCTTAAGTCGCGGGGCAAGGTCATCGTCATCGGCGCAACGAACCGCGTCGACGCGGTCGACCCGGCGCTAAGGCGGCCGGGCCGGTTCGACCGGGAGATCGAGATCGGTGTGCCCGACCGGGAAGGCCGGAAAGAGATCCTCCAGATCCACTCACGCTCGATGCCGCTCTCTGACGATTTCGACATCGAGGTCCTCTGCGACAATTCACAAGGGTTCGTCGGCGCAGACCTCGCGGCGCTTGGCAAAGAGGCCGCGATGCGGGCACTCCGGCGCTACCTGCCGGAGATAGACCTCGACAAGCCGATTCCGGCGGAGACGTTGGAGAAGATGATCGTCACGATGGACGATTTCACGCAAGCGATCCGTGAGATCGAACCTTCGGCGCTACGCGAAGTGATGATCGAGATTCCGCACGTGTCGTGGGACGAGGTGGGCGGGCTCCAAGACCTCAAACAGGAACTCAAGGAAGCGGTCGAGTGGCCGCTCACCAATCCCGAGGCGTTCAAGCGCCTCGGCATCAAACCGCCGCGTGGCATCCTCCTCTACGGCCCCCCGGGAACGGGAAAGACGCTCCTCGCCAAGGCTGTCGCCACGGAGAGCAAGGCCAACTTCATCTCAATCAAGGGTCCGGAGATCCTGTCCAAGTGGGTCGGCGAATCGGAGAAGGCGATCCGCGAGATATTCAAGAAGGCAAAGCAAGCCGCCCCTTCCATCGTCTTCCTCGACGAGTTGGACGCGATCGCGCCCCGGCGCGGCGGCGGCATGGGCGACAGCCACGTCACCGAACGCATCGTGAACCAACTCCTCACGTCCGTCGACGGGCTAGCGAGTCTCGATGGCGTCATCATCCTCGCCGCGACGAACCGCCCCGACATCATCGACAACGCACTCCTACGCGCCGGCCGCTTCGACAGGTTGCTCCAGGCCCCGGCCCCGGACAAGGCGTCGCGCCTGCAGATCCTGAAGATCCACACGGCCAAGATGCCCCTGAAGAACGTGGAACTCGAACCACTCGCCGACAAGTGCAAAGGCTACGTCGGAGCGGACATCGCTTCGCTGTGCAGGGAAGCAGGGGTACTCGCGCTACGCGAGGACATCAACGCGACCATCGTCGAGACGCGGCACTTCGAGAAGGCCTTGAGCCTCATCCGACCGAGCGTCGATGAAGCGACGATCCAGTACTACAACAGGATCGCAGAACAGCTCGAAGGCGGCCTCGTGAAGGTCAAGCGGAAGGATTACACGGCGGGGATAGAGGCGCAGTAG
- a CDS encoding PQQ-binding-like beta-propeller repeat protein, producing MSRRTVHWLAATALVLTLTSTGLIEAAYLQSGADAAKTGRVDDAAPRSDDVALRVRLPGSRAFVSPPLILGDSVLVLLFNGTDPGFAWGTPIRGDLTTNGLARVSLATGVVDVFVRFDDVARGFAADGKRVYVAQQRSGIHAYDIASGAEQWFWAFPGTGQNMSTLCSPPALRGETLYFPCRQQDNVPLSPVGVPGSDGRGYVTRFVGSFLVSLNARDGSMNWTWKNDPVKQAFGGPGRVSVVGPRVYFSLNATVNGESALSLFQLSASSGALEREWVDTASNGLPPPTGTLETVYIKVNQNVTAIAPASGNEFWRRPVGFEDKFRDGGGGFALDGQDLFSLTSQTAYRLNASTGEVVWRRPVLVGGDSTWQANSAPVITKDLLFARSAQSSGAGTNEAIYALSRTDGSIVWRHDFADDVRAGGQHFDFGVGGGVVAVAGFDGTLDVLGETKASIKVGPVVSTTYPAPGERVNVSLEGSVAGAQGAPSEYRAEWGDGAVTDWQKDDLLSHAYAKAGPYQARFQARNDAGQTSSNLTTFNVGGKAPSVDLEGPADTTQQAVQTVGDPANQNILFFAVGLAITGGGAIVGAWALRRKRNRLRQELRAIDHAYEHAKRDPARTEAAMKERRRHARAMFEVGKLDEIQLETLARRIDEHSRQSRLDVLDDRFRFLPHGIVVMLRGMIEDNRLSPMERANAIAAIEREEGLTAAQKEQAKRLVDEWFRTDSSKQ from the coding sequence ATGAGTCGAAGAACCGTCCACTGGCTAGCGGCCACGGCCCTCGTCCTCACGCTCACCTCGACCGGGCTCATAGAGGCGGCGTATCTGCAATCGGGCGCCGACGCCGCAAAGACCGGCCGTGTCGATGACGCCGCGCCCCGCTCCGACGACGTGGCCTTGCGCGTCAGACTTCCCGGGTCGAGGGCCTTCGTTTCACCGCCTCTCATCTTGGGCGACTCGGTCCTCGTGCTCTTGTTCAACGGCACCGACCCCGGATTCGCATGGGGGACGCCGATCCGTGGCGATCTGACGACCAATGGATTGGCCCGCGTCTCGCTGGCGACGGGCGTCGTCGACGTTTTCGTGCGTTTCGACGACGTGGCGCGGGGCTTCGCCGCAGATGGAAAACGCGTCTACGTGGCCCAGCAGCGTAGTGGCATCCACGCCTACGACATAGCGTCGGGGGCGGAGCAATGGTTCTGGGCCTTCCCGGGGACCGGTCAAAACATGTCGACTCTTTGCAGTCCGCCCGCGCTACGCGGCGAGACGCTCTATTTTCCCTGCCGGCAGCAAGACAACGTGCCGTTGAGCCCCGTTGGCGTGCCGGGAAGCGACGGCCGCGGCTACGTAACGAGGTTTGTCGGCTCGTTTCTCGTAAGCCTCAACGCGCGGGACGGCTCGATGAACTGGACGTGGAAGAACGATCCCGTGAAACAAGCGTTCGGCGGCCCGGGGCGGGTCTCTGTCGTCGGGCCGCGCGTCTATTTCTCGCTCAACGCGACCGTCAACGGGGAAAGCGCGTTGAGCCTGTTCCAATTATCCGCCTCCTCCGGGGCCTTGGAGCGGGAATGGGTGGACACCGCGTCCAACGGGTTACCGCCCCCGACGGGCACGCTCGAAACGGTCTATATCAAGGTCAATCAGAACGTGACCGCGATCGCACCCGCGAGCGGGAACGAGTTCTGGCGAAGACCGGTGGGCTTTGAAGATAAGTTCCGCGACGGAGGCGGCGGCTTCGCGTTGGACGGGCAAGACCTCTTCAGTCTCACATCCCAGACGGCCTACAGGCTAAACGCTTCGACCGGCGAGGTCGTCTGGAGGCGCCCCGTCCTCGTCGGCGGCGATTCGACATGGCAAGCGAACAGCGCGCCCGTCATCACAAAAGACCTGCTCTTCGCCCGAAGCGCCCAATCGAGCGGCGCCGGGACCAATGAGGCGATCTACGCCCTGTCCCGCACCGACGGTTCGATCGTCTGGCGCCATGACTTCGCCGACGACGTGCGCGCCGGAGGCCAGCACTTCGACTTCGGGGTCGGAGGAGGGGTGGTAGCCGTGGCCGGCTTTGACGGTACCCTGGACGTTCTCGGGGAGACCAAGGCGTCGATCAAGGTCGGCCCGGTCGTTTCGACGACCTATCCCGCGCCGGGCGAGCGCGTGAACGTCAGCCTCGAAGGCTCCGTTGCCGGCGCCCAAGGTGCGCCGAGCGAGTATCGCGCGGAATGGGGCGACGGCGCCGTGACGGATTGGCAGAAGGACGATCTGCTCTCTCACGCCTACGCGAAGGCCGGCCCATATCAAGCACGTTTCCAAGCACGCAACGACGCCGGCCAGACGTCGAGCAATCTCACGACCTTCAACGTCGGGGGAAAGGCCCCATCCGTTGATCTTGAAGGCCCTGCCGACACCACCCAACAGGCAGTACAGACCGTCGGGGACCCCGCCAACCAGAACATCCTCTTCTTCGCCGTAGGTCTCGCGATCACCGGCGGCGGCGCGATAGTCGGCGCCTGGGCCCTTCGGCGAAAACGCAACAGGCTACGCCAGGAACTACGCGCGATCGACCACGCCTACGAGCACGCCAAGCGCGATCCCGCGCGCACGGAGGCGGCCATGAAGGAACGTCGCCGCCACGCGCGAGCGATGTTCGAGGTCGGAAAGTTGGACGAGATACAATTGGAGACACTCGCGAGGCGCATCGACGAACACTCGCGGCAATCAAGACTCGACGTGCTCGACGACAGGTTCCGGTTCCTGCCCCATGGAATCGTAGTGATGCTCAGGGGAATGATCGAGGATAACAGATTGAGCCCGATGGAACGGGCGAACGCAATCGCCGCGATAGAACGGGAGGAAGGGCTCACGGCTGCGCAGAAGGAACAGGCGAAGCGGCTTGTAGACGAGTGGTTCCGGACCGATTCCAGTAAGCAATGA